One genomic region from Nostoc sphaeroides encodes:
- the mrdA gene encoding penicillin-binding protein 2 has protein sequence MSLFPSIGSKKDTRTVGHGFQSIFLIIFTLSMLTGISVRLAYLQIVEGPKLRERAEANRIRMILKQPERGNIFDRNGKLLGTTRYPSSVYLWPMAHTKPSWSVVGPRLEQILNIPQDEMEKKLEQAGANSSSLIRVARDLNEAEITALKEYKNELPEVEINTDSVRYYPHGKELAHVLGYTRELTPDQLKDKKQNGYRLGDVIGQMGVEKAYEKMLRGEWGGQQVEVDGAGRPIRVLGEKQAKAGNDLHLTIDLDVQKAAEKALGNHRGAIAALDPNNGAVLALVSYPTFDPNIFSKQKLSQKDWESVQGKDHPLVNRALSAFPPASTFKIVTTTAGLESGQFSPDTILQTFGSLTVGGVTFGEWNHAGFGPLGFPGAMAMSSDTFFYQVGKKVGGPTLIEWSRKYGFGQRTGIEFQGEESKGLVPDDTWKQRVLKTPWTVGDTINISIGQGALQVTPLQAAIMFSVPANGGYRIQPHLLKDNEEAKSWRESLNMKPTTIKVLRDGLRKVVSEGTGKSLDVPTIPPASGKSGTAEAGVGRPNHTWFGAYAPTNKPEIVVVAFGENTGEHGGTICGPMVLQVLEAYFQHKYPGKYQKSQLDPSEAKTQSSGHGTGD, from the coding sequence ATGTCTTTATTTCCATCAATTGGCAGCAAAAAAGATACACGTACAGTTGGACATGGTTTCCAATCAATATTTTTAATCATATTTACTCTATCAATGCTGACGGGAATCAGCGTTCGTTTGGCATATTTGCAAATTGTTGAAGGGCCAAAACTTCGAGAACGAGCCGAAGCAAACCGAATTCGGATGATTCTTAAACAACCAGAACGGGGAAATATTTTTGACCGTAACGGTAAACTTTTAGGCACTACTCGCTATCCTAGCTCTGTATATTTGTGGCCGATGGCACATACTAAGCCTTCTTGGTCTGTAGTCGGCCCGCGTCTAGAGCAAATTCTCAACATCCCGCAAGATGAAATGGAAAAGAAATTAGAACAAGCAGGTGCTAATTCTTCTTCACTCATTCGAGTTGCTCGCGATCTAAATGAAGCAGAAATCACGGCTTTAAAGGAGTATAAAAATGAACTCCCGGAAGTGGAAATTAATACAGATTCTGTGCGTTATTATCCCCACGGAAAAGAATTGGCCCATGTACTAGGTTATACGCGAGAGTTGACCCCCGACCAGTTAAAGGACAAGAAGCAGAATGGCTATCGGCTCGGAGATGTCATCGGTCAGATGGGGGTGGAAAAGGCTTATGAGAAAATGCTGCGCGGTGAATGGGGCGGTCAGCAAGTGGAAGTAGATGGTGCGGGTAGACCAATCCGGGTTTTGGGGGAGAAACAGGCAAAAGCTGGTAACGATTTGCACCTGACTATAGATTTGGATGTGCAAAAGGCAGCAGAAAAAGCTTTGGGAAATCACCGAGGTGCGATCGCAGCACTCGATCCAAATAATGGTGCTGTTTTAGCACTGGTATCTTACCCCACCTTTGACCCGAATATCTTCTCCAAACAAAAACTCTCCCAGAAAGATTGGGAAAGCGTGCAAGGTAAAGATCATCCCTTGGTCAATCGTGCCCTGAGTGCCTTTCCCCCCGCCAGTACTTTCAAAATTGTCACCACGACAGCCGGGTTGGAATCAGGGCAATTTTCTCCTGATACAATATTACAGACCTTTGGTTCTCTGACCGTTGGTGGGGTGACATTTGGTGAGTGGAACCACGCCGGATTTGGGCCATTAGGATTTCCCGGAGCGATGGCTATGAGTAGTGATACTTTCTTCTATCAAGTTGGTAAAAAAGTCGGTGGGCCAACTTTAATCGAATGGAGTCGCAAATACGGGTTTGGTCAAAGAACTGGCATTGAATTTCAGGGCGAAGAATCAAAAGGCTTGGTTCCAGATGATACATGGAAGCAGAGAGTTTTGAAAACACCTTGGACTGTAGGCGACACCATTAATATCTCAATTGGTCAAGGTGCTTTGCAAGTGACACCCCTGCAAGCGGCGATTATGTTTTCTGTCCCTGCTAATGGCGGGTATCGAATTCAGCCGCATTTGCTCAAAGACAACGAAGAAGCAAAAAGTTGGCGAGAATCCTTAAATATGAAGCCGACAACTATCAAAGTTCTTCGCGATGGACTGCGGAAGGTAGTGAGTGAGGGTACTGGTAAGAGCTTGGACGTGCCGACAATTCCCCCAGCCTCTGGAAAGAGTGGCACTGCTGAAGCTGGTGTTGGTCGCCCCAATCATACTTGGTTTGGTGCTTATGCCCCCACTAATAAGCCGGAAATTGTGGTTGTAGCCTTTGGTGAAAATACTGGCGAACATGGCGGTACTATTTGCGGGCCAATGGTTTTACAAGTACTGGAAGCTTATTTTCAGCACAAGTATCCAGGTAAGTATCAAAAATCTCAGCTTGATCCATCAGAAGCTAAAACTCAGAGTTCAGGACATGGCACTGGAGACTAG
- a CDS encoding ABC transporter ATP-binding protein — translation MAQIFMQNQRGITTFQPLDVELRNVFKFFNQEPAVHGIDLDVRQGEFFSILGPSGCGKTTTLRLIAGFEIADAGKVLIQGKSMTNVPPYRRPVNTVFQSYALFNHLNVWNNIAFGLRLKKIPKSEIEARVEEALRRVKMESLRSRFPNQLSGGQQQRVALARALVNRPTVVLLDEPLGALDLKLRKEMQVELSNLHKDLGLTFVMVTHDQEEALSLSDRIAVMNQGKIEQVGTPSQIYERPQTSFVADFIGDTNLFSGEIVEVDSSNVKISTKTGLSIIISRSEDTPSELSQAVVVSVRPEKIQLSLYPPNLPTNCFEGRLVNVMYLGTHVNYVVELTNGISINVLQPNTFGPLADRDTPIYAWWAENDCLAISQ, via the coding sequence ATGGCTCAAATTTTCATGCAGAATCAAAGGGGGATAACAACTTTTCAGCCACTTGATGTTGAACTGCGTAATGTATTCAAGTTTTTTAACCAAGAACCAGCAGTACATGGAATAGATTTGGATGTCAGACAGGGAGAATTTTTTAGTATTTTAGGCCCCTCCGGTTGTGGTAAAACAACAACACTGCGCTTAATTGCTGGGTTTGAAATCGCTGACGCTGGCAAAGTGTTGATTCAGGGTAAATCTATGACTAATGTGCCGCCTTACCGCCGACCCGTCAATACTGTATTCCAAAGCTATGCTCTATTTAACCACCTGAATGTCTGGAATAACATCGCCTTTGGACTGCGGTTAAAAAAAATCCCCAAATCAGAAATTGAAGCTAGAGTCGAAGAAGCTTTAAGAAGAGTGAAAATGGAAAGTTTGCGATCGCGCTTTCCCAATCAACTTTCTGGTGGTCAACAGCAGCGAGTCGCCTTAGCAAGGGCCCTAGTCAACCGTCCCACCGTGGTATTACTGGATGAACCTTTAGGGGCGTTAGATTTAAAACTACGTAAAGAAATGCAGGTAGAGTTATCAAATTTACACAAAGACTTGGGATTGACCTTTGTGATGGTGACACACGACCAAGAAGAAGCATTGTCTTTGAGCGATCGCATTGCCGTGATGAACCAAGGCAAAATTGAACAAGTTGGCACTCCCAGCCAAATTTACGAACGTCCTCAGACATCTTTTGTTGCTGATTTTATTGGTGATACTAATTTATTCAGTGGTGAAATTGTAGAGGTAGACTCTTCTAATGTTAAAATTTCCACAAAAACGGGACTCTCAATTATCATTAGCCGCTCTGAAGATACACCATCTGAATTATCACAAGCGGTGGTAGTGAGTGTACGCCCAGAAAAAATCCAGCTTTCGCTTTATCCACCCAATTTGCCAACCAACTGCTTTGAAGGACGGCTTGTCAATGTTATGTATTTGGGCACACATGTTAATTATGTTGTGGAATTAACAAATGGCATTAGCATAAATGTGTTGCAACCTAATACTTTTGGCCCTTTAGCAGACCGCGACACGCCCATCTACGCTTGGTGGGCAGAAAATGATTGTTTAGCTATTAGCCAATAG
- a CDS encoding GNAT family N-acetyltransferase, which produces MENLEKISLESKRLILQPISLEHTEDVFREFTSEITTFMYPKPVHSLSETEKIIRDMILQRENHTDLVLVILKKDHLEFLGICEVGAIDTHTPELGIWLKKSAHGYGFGREAIHALKDWVDKNLEYNYLSYPVDKRNIPSRKIAESLGGKIFREFQQINKSGYLLDEVEYRIYK; this is translated from the coding sequence ATGGAGAATTTAGAAAAAATAAGTTTAGAATCTAAAAGACTGATTTTGCAACCGATTTCGTTGGAACATACAGAAGATGTATTTCGAGAATTTACAAGCGAAATTACCACCTTTATGTATCCGAAACCAGTCCACAGTCTTAGTGAAACCGAAAAGATAATCAGAGATATGATTCTACAACGAGAAAATCACACTGATTTAGTGTTGGTAATTCTCAAAAAGGATCATTTAGAGTTTTTAGGAATTTGCGAGGTTGGCGCTATTGATACTCATACACCGGAGTTAGGAATTTGGCTCAAGAAATCCGCTCATGGTTATGGTTTTGGTAGAGAGGCAATTCATGCACTAAAAGACTGGGTGGATAAAAATTTGGAATACAATTATCTTTCCTACCCTGTTGATAAAAGAAATATCCCCAGTCGGAAAATTGCAGAAAGTCTTGGAGGTAAAATATTTCGGGAGTTTCAACAGATTAACAAGAGTGGTTATCTTCTTGATGAGGTTGAATACAGGATTTATAAATAA
- a CDS encoding MlaE family lipid ABC transporter permease subunit, producing the protein MRIKTNFEQSWIVRCFAAVLLLGQVWLHFLQGKTYYRKILQHLVTAGPGSISPVLLVSGFAGMIFTIQTARELIRFGAVNAVGGAFALAFCKELAPILTASIMAGQVGSAFAAEIGAMQVTEQIDALYMLKTDPIDYLVVPRVIACSLMVPLMTILALVTGIFGGVFAASYFYKILPETFLESVRNFLEPSDLFIVLLKGFIFGVLVAVIGCSWGLTTKGGAKEVGESATKAVVTSWISIFVMDFFLSVLLFEQPAF; encoded by the coding sequence TTGCGAATAAAAACAAATTTCGAGCAATCTTGGATTGTACGCTGTTTTGCAGCAGTACTGCTTTTAGGTCAAGTGTGGCTACATTTTCTCCAAGGAAAAACCTACTATCGCAAGATTCTGCAACATCTGGTGACTGCTGGGCCAGGTTCTATCTCTCCAGTTCTCCTTGTCAGTGGTTTTGCAGGAATGATTTTTACTATTCAAACGGCGAGGGAATTAATCAGATTTGGGGCTGTCAATGCTGTGGGAGGTGCTTTTGCCTTAGCTTTTTGTAAAGAATTGGCTCCAATTTTGACTGCTAGTATTATGGCGGGACAAGTAGGTTCTGCTTTTGCAGCAGAAATCGGTGCAATGCAAGTCACAGAGCAAATTGATGCACTTTATATGCTTAAAACTGATCCAATTGATTATCTAGTAGTTCCTAGAGTAATTGCTTGTAGTTTAATGGTGCCTTTGATGACCATTTTGGCTTTAGTTACGGGCATCTTCGGCGGAGTTTTTGCCGCATCATATTTTTACAAAATTCTTCCCGAAACATTTTTAGAATCAGTCAGAAATTTTTTAGAACCGTCAGATTTGTTTATTGTTTTGCTAAAAGGGTTTATTTTTGGGGTGCTGGTTGCTGTTATTGGCTGTAGTTGGGGATTAACTACTAAGGGAGGAGCAAAGGAAGTCGGAGAATCGGCAACAAAAGCAGTAGTTACTAGTTGGATATCAATTTTTGTCATGGATTTTTTCCTCTCTGTACTGCTGTTTGAACAGCCTGCATTTTGA
- a CDS encoding response regulator transcription factor, whose protein sequence is MAANILLVEDEVKLARFVELELSSEGYNISVAHDGIAGLTLARELSPDLVILDWMLPGLSGLEICRRLRATGISIPVILLTAKDEVNDRVAGLDAGADDYVVKPFSIEELLARIRAHLRRTQETDQDIFQFEDLSLNHRTRQVYRGKRAIELTAKEFDLLEYILSHPRQVFTKDQILQKVWGYDFMGNSNIIEVYIRYLRLKLEENNEKRLIHTVRGVGYVLRE, encoded by the coding sequence ATGGCAGCAAATATCCTCTTGGTTGAAGATGAAGTTAAACTGGCGCGATTTGTCGAACTAGAACTAAGTAGCGAAGGTTACAATATAAGCGTCGCACATGATGGCATCGCTGGTTTAACGTTAGCACGGGAATTATCGCCAGATTTAGTCATTCTTGATTGGATGCTTCCAGGGCTATCAGGCTTGGAAATCTGTCGTCGGTTGCGGGCGACTGGTATCTCCATACCAGTAATTTTACTGACAGCAAAAGATGAAGTTAACGATCGCGTCGCAGGTTTGGATGCAGGAGCCGATGATTATGTAGTCAAACCATTTAGTATAGAGGAACTGCTAGCTAGAATCCGCGCTCATCTACGCCGCACTCAAGAAACAGATCAGGACATTTTTCAGTTTGAAGACTTGAGTTTAAATCACCGAACTCGCCAAGTTTACCGGGGTAAACGCGCAATTGAGTTAACGGCTAAAGAGTTTGACTTGTTGGAATATATACTCTCGCATCCCCGTCAGGTATTTACTAAAGACCAAATTCTACAAAAAGTTTGGGGTTACGATTTTATGGGTAATTCCAATATCATCGAAGTATACATCCGCTACTTGCGCCTAAAACTAGAGGAAAATAATGAAAAACGCTTGATTCATACGGTGCGTGGTGTGGGCTATGTACTTCGGGAATAG
- a CDS encoding sensor histidine kinase — MKQPTKIWLNLDPFSLQLRLTIGIATFSTLILGSFAAWTSWKMQQILIDSRKHDIEQIAKRLPHDVQLYSEMMQPETGLQKAINNLASTNILLWVKNPDNKILIKSATLDLLSDSTVSELMSLSNMQIKAQIYKVNQSYFVMSSSSLQVQGQSLGKLFVVHNITREQTMFMVMLQSLNISCILAIIVIITISAFYIKRSLQPLRQLSQMTSVISIADLGKAQLYVDNAPSEVKELAQTLTMLLSRLSQSWEQEREFVSNVSHELRTPLTIVHGYLQSVLRRQNNLTEIQQEALETAASEAERTIRLLQDLLDLARADSGYLNFQMKSYVLNDLVEEVVVMAQKYSDRLITIESTAYPIEVKIDYSRFKQILLNLIDNAIKYSEASTPIILKLNQFHDKAIIQICDKGYGIPLQHQTRIFERFYRVDESRSHATGGCGLGLSIVKTLVEGMGGSVSVQSKLGEGSVFTITLLT, encoded by the coding sequence GTGAAGCAACCCACAAAGATTTGGCTAAATCTTGATCCTTTTTCATTGCAATTACGCCTAACCATTGGTATTGCTACATTTTCAACTTTAATATTAGGTAGTTTTGCTGCATGGACTAGTTGGAAAATGCAGCAAATTTTGATTGATAGTCGTAAGCATGATATAGAACAAATCGCTAAACGTTTGCCGCATGATGTGCAACTTTATAGTGAAATGATGCAACCTGAAACTGGATTGCAAAAGGCTATTAATAACTTGGCAAGTACCAATATACTTTTATGGGTAAAAAATCCTGATAATAAAATTTTGATAAAATCTGCTACTTTGGATTTGTTATCTGACTCTACTGTGAGTGAGTTAATGTCCCTTAGTAATATGCAGATTAAAGCACAAATTTACAAAGTTAATCAAAGCTACTTTGTTATGAGTAGTAGTTCTTTGCAAGTGCAGGGTCAGTCTCTGGGTAAGCTATTTGTAGTACATAATATTACTCGTGAACAGACAATGTTTATGGTAATGCTGCAAAGTTTGAATATTAGCTGTATTTTGGCAATTATTGTCATAATAACGATAAGTGCATTTTATATTAAGCGTTCTCTACAACCACTGCGCCAGCTAAGTCAGATGACTTCAGTCATTTCTATAGCAGATTTAGGAAAAGCACAACTATATGTTGATAATGCACCCAGCGAAGTCAAAGAATTAGCTCAAACTTTAACCATGTTGTTATCGCGCCTCTCGCAATCTTGGGAGCAAGAACGAGAATTTGTGAGTAATGTTTCTCACGAGTTACGTACACCATTAACGATTGTACATGGTTACTTACAAAGTGTCTTGCGACGGCAGAATAACTTAACCGAAATTCAACAAGAAGCTTTAGAAACTGCTGCCTCAGAAGCCGAACGTACCATCCGCTTGCTACAAGATTTACTTGATTTAGCACGAGCAGATAGTGGTTATTTGAATTTTCAGATGAAATCTTATGTGTTGAATGACTTAGTTGAAGAAGTCGTAGTGATGGCGCAAAAATATAGCGATCGCTTAATTACAATCGAGTCAACAGCTTACCCCATCGAAGTTAAAATAGACTACAGCCGTTTTAAACAAATATTACTCAATTTGATTGATAATGCTATTAAGTATTCTGAAGCTAGTACGCCGATAATTTTAAAATTAAATCAGTTTCATGACAAAGCGATTATTCAAATTTGTGACAAAGGTTATGGTATTCCTTTACAACACCAAACACGGATTTTCGAGCGATTTTACCGCGTAGATGAATCCCGTTCTCATGCTACTGGCGGTTGTGGTTTGGGTTTATCCATTGTTAAAACACTTGTAGAGGGTATGGGTGGTAGTGTATCTGTGCAATCAAAATTAGGAGAAGGGAGTGTGTTTACTATCACTCTACTTACATAG
- a CDS encoding DUF4079 domain-containing protein, translated as MEFRDAILLLHPAIAVLVVFPLIGVIVNRALQVRQRRLQTLAIGKSKIPATVGKEHTQLGRWLTGAVVGIVLIAFANDIFGNILDKQLWMKAPFQVVFIGLLFVAAIASLYLLYQAKQKNWRAIFATLTGMALVVLGCQDGIYRKTDQWYISHYYYGLVSALLMIISLSILPEIYKDKTNRWRKVHITISSLALLLFIGQGITGTRSLLEVPLTWQERYINMLYEQKCDTKPCIIQPLSLPKN; from the coding sequence ATGGAATTTAGAGATGCTATTTTGTTGTTACATCCAGCGATCGCTGTACTCGTAGTATTTCCTTTAATTGGCGTCATTGTCAACCGCGCTTTACAAGTCCGTCAACGCCGACTGCAAACTTTAGCCATAGGTAAGAGTAAAATTCCTGCTACTGTAGGAAAAGAGCATACCCAATTGGGTCGCTGGCTAACGGGAGCAGTTGTAGGTATTGTATTAATAGCCTTTGCCAACGATATTTTTGGTAATATTTTAGATAAGCAACTTTGGATGAAAGCACCATTTCAGGTAGTATTTATCGGATTATTGTTTGTGGCTGCGATCGCTTCTCTATATTTACTCTATCAGGCAAAGCAGAAAAACTGGCGTGCCATATTTGCAACCCTCACAGGAATGGCATTAGTAGTGCTTGGATGTCAAGATGGTATCTACCGCAAAACTGACCAATGGTATATCTCCCACTATTATTATGGGCTAGTCTCTGCTTTGCTGATGATTATTTCACTCTCCATTTTGCCAGAAATTTATAAAGATAAGACCAATCGCTGGCGCAAGGTTCACATTACTATTAGTTCCCTTGCTCTATTACTATTTATCGGTCAGGGAATAACAGGAACGCGCTCATTGTTAGAAGTTCCACTTACTTGGCAAGAACGCTATATCAATATGCTTTATGAGCAAAAATGTGATACTAAACCTTGTATAATCCAGCCACTATCTCTACCGAAAAATTAA
- a CDS encoding DMT family transporter: protein MSRPRRWHSFIYKIPGQTYLWLAILIFGASSAVTRKLTQIGAQHFMDGRNPISLCNVLFVGNLCALIVMLPIYRRQWNKKALQELSKKDWLALIAIAILSGALVPGLIFQALALTGVNNIILIGRLEPPLAIALSVWLLRERVNRWEVVGAIAAFVGVALTIFLQPSQTTTINMGVFRLGIGELLAAIASVASVVSTIIVKEWLSDIPVGIFSIFRTAVGTVIFFFTALILYGSDHFMDVFSPFLWQWMLVYAAVIVVLGQSFWLKGLRASTVSTASLAGSFTPIVGILAAYLVLGEVPTFAQYIGGSLILVGIFLSQVGVRFQISRKVAAQLEQGMGFKGI, encoded by the coding sequence ATGAGTAGACCGAGAAGATGGCATTCTTTTATTTATAAAATTCCCGGTCAAACCTATCTCTGGCTAGCAATTTTGATTTTTGGAGCTTCGAGTGCAGTTACCCGCAAGCTGACACAAATTGGCGCTCAACATTTCATGGATGGTCGAAATCCGATTTCTCTATGTAATGTTTTATTTGTAGGTAATCTATGTGCCTTGATAGTTATGTTACCTATTTATCGGCGACAGTGGAACAAAAAGGCTTTGCAGGAACTGTCAAAGAAAGATTGGTTGGCCCTGATAGCGATCGCTATTTTATCAGGAGCGCTTGTCCCTGGCTTAATTTTCCAGGCATTAGCATTAACAGGGGTGAACAATATTATTTTGATTGGACGTTTGGAGCCACCTCTGGCTATAGCTTTATCAGTCTGGTTACTGAGGGAACGGGTAAATCGTTGGGAAGTTGTAGGAGCGATCGCTGCATTTGTCGGGGTTGCTCTAACTATTTTCCTGCAACCCTCACAGACGACTACGATCAACATGGGTGTTTTCAGATTAGGTATTGGGGAATTATTGGCGGCGATCGCATCTGTAGCTTCAGTAGTTTCAACGATTATTGTGAAAGAATGGCTTTCCGATATCCCAGTGGGAATTTTTAGTATCTTTCGTACTGCTGTAGGAACTGTAATATTTTTCTTTACTGCTTTAATTCTCTATGGCAGCGACCACTTTATGGATGTATTTTCACCTTTTTTGTGGCAGTGGATGCTTGTTTATGCTGCTGTAATTGTGGTTTTAGGTCAATCATTTTGGCTCAAGGGTTTGAGAGCTTCTACTGTGTCAACGGCTTCCTTAGCTGGCTCTTTTACTCCAATTGTGGGAATTTTGGCAGCTTATTTGGTATTAGGTGAAGTCCCTACCTTCGCTCAATATATCGGTGGTAGCTTGATTTTAGTTGGCATATTCCTTAGCCAAGTTGGTGTTCGCTTTCAGATTTCTCGTAAAGTTGCAGCTCAATTAGAACAAGGTATGGGATTTAAAGGGATTTAA